One part of the Francisella adeliensis genome encodes these proteins:
- a CDS encoding transglycosylase SLT domain-containing protein has product MKNLVKLLTLIICLTVLASCATKQPKNINNACSIIHQHPDWYYDMVDSYNRWGIPMNVQMAFVRQESSFRSDAKPSMKYYLGFIPAGRASSAYGYSQALDGTWDHYKKQTKQSFVSRTSYADAVDFIGWYLNNVHNKTGISKSNTYDLYLAYHEGIGGYKRGSHKNNSFLKNYARKTADVARKYSSQLQHCEVPSKPLLSYIF; this is encoded by the coding sequence ATGAAAAATTTAGTAAAACTTTTAACTTTAATAATTTGTTTAACAGTCCTAGCTTCTTGTGCTACTAAACAACCCAAAAATATCAACAATGCTTGTAGCATAATACATCAACACCCAGATTGGTATTATGATATGGTTGACTCTTATAATCGCTGGGGTATACCTATGAATGTTCAAATGGCTTTTGTTCGTCAGGAATCTTCTTTCAGAAGTGACGCTAAGCCCTCAATGAAATACTACTTAGGATTTATACCTGCTGGAAGAGCTTCATCTGCTTATGGATACTCGCAAGCACTTGACGGAACTTGGGATCATTATAAAAAGCAAACTAAACAGTCTTTTGTATCTAGAACTAGTTACGCTGATGCTGTAGATTTTATTGGTTGGTATTTAAACAATGTCCATAACAAAACGGGTATTAGTAAATCAAATACTTATGACCTTTATCTGGCATACCATGAAGGTATTGGCGGATATAAAAGAGGTAGTCATAAAAATAACTCTTTCCTGAAAAACTATGCAAGAAAAACAGCTGATGTGGCTAGAAAATACTCTAGTCAACTTCAACATTGTGAAGTTCCTAGCAAACCATTACTATCGTATATTTTCTAA
- a CDS encoding FKBP-type peptidyl-prolyl cis-trans isomerase N-terminal domain-containing protein: MKLKKIVTLISCTAITVAISSCSTSKPETETKTTVKDYDIKQATTAKVEPKPEAKPQTKAKAEKTVLKMNADASYTVGYQVGSGIAGQGFGLNDSKATAGFEDAMNGVESKISETDIRRNMDSLKDKMIKKQLEVSRENKTNSEDFMDKVSKIDNIVKVNDKVYYQMIKQGDGQKPNENSTVTIAYKGTTPVPAYKKDNAEFSDVEKGTLIGKSFDSNDSATFPLPNLIQCWKDAIPEITTGSTIVLYCASDVAYGSRAPATIGPNQALSFKITLKDFK; encoded by the coding sequence ATGAAACTAAAAAAAATCGTAACTTTAATATCTTGCACGGCTATTACAGTTGCTATTAGCTCTTGTTCTACAAGCAAGCCAGAAACAGAAACTAAGACTACAGTTAAAGACTATGATATAAAACAAGCAACCACTGCTAAAGTCGAACCTAAGCCTGAAGCTAAACCACAAACTAAAGCTAAAGCTGAAAAAACAGTATTAAAAATGAATGCTGATGCTAGTTACACTGTTGGCTACCAAGTAGGTAGTGGGATTGCAGGTCAAGGTTTTGGGTTAAACGACTCAAAAGCTACTGCTGGATTTGAAGATGCTATGAATGGTGTTGAGTCAAAAATTTCTGAAACTGATATAAGAAGGAACATGGATTCTTTAAAAGATAAAATGATCAAAAAGCAGCTAGAAGTTTCTAGAGAAAATAAAACAAACTCTGAAGACTTTATGGATAAGGTTTCTAAAATTGATAACATCGTTAAAGTAAACGATAAAGTTTACTACCAGATGATTAAACAAGGTGATGGTCAAAAGCCGAATGAAAATAGTACAGTAACTATTGCTTATAAAGGAACTACCCCAGTGCCTGCTTACAAAAAAGACAACGCTGAATTTAGTGATGTCGAGAAAGGTACCTTAATCGGTAAATCGTTTGATTCAAATGATAGTGCGACATTCCCTTTACCAAACTTAATCCAATGCTGGAAAGATGCTATCCCTGAAATCACAACAGGCTCAACTATAGTACTTTACTGTGCTTCTGATGTTGCTTACGGTTCTCGTGCACCTGCTACAATAGGTCCTAACCAAGCATTATCTTTTAAAATTACTTTAAAAGATTTTAAATAA
- the yjgA gene encoding ribosome biogenesis factor YjgA: MGKVIDLDEIDRIKHEEEASHYRLSRSKSSVKKDMDEITDFGRSLIELNNAQLAKIPLTETVRENIKDAKSMQKIALKRQVQFIGKLLRKVDNIEELHKAYDVATNQDKEANLLFHRIENMRDNLVDPEKSKDALEKLIVDCPNIDVQKLRQLIRNHNKEVEKNKPNKSFKEIFQLIKTSYE; the protein is encoded by the coding sequence ATGGGAAAAGTAATAGATCTTGATGAGATCGATAGAATCAAGCATGAAGAAGAAGCTTCGCACTATAGACTAAGTAGAAGTAAAAGTAGTGTTAAAAAAGATATGGATGAGATTACCGATTTTGGTAGATCTTTGATTGAGCTCAATAATGCTCAGTTAGCAAAAATTCCTCTTACAGAAACTGTTAGAGAAAATATAAAAGATGCAAAATCTATGCAAAAAATTGCCCTCAAAAGACAGGTTCAGTTTATTGGTAAACTTTTAAGAAAAGTTGATAATATAGAAGAGTTGCATAAAGCTTATGATGTTGCGACTAATCAAGATAAAGAGGCAAATCTTTTGTTTCATCGTATAGAAAATATGCGAGATAACTTGGTAGATCCTGAGAAATCAAAGGATGCTTTAGAGAAGCTAATAGTGGACTGTCCAAATATAGATGTGCAGAAATTAAGACAACTTATTAGAAATCATAATAAAGAAGTTGAAAAAAATAAACCAAATAAATCTTTCAAAGAGATATTTCAACTAATAAAAACTTCATACGAATAA
- a CDS encoding dipeptide epimerase produces MSKIIDVETSIIKTPLKRTFTTAVRSTNHIDSLVLKITTDDGLVGFGVAPATTAITGDTLAGMKYIAEELFTPVIIGSDTKDYKQIIETAFARVMFNSGSKMALDLALHDLLAKQQKTSVVSLLGASDRTIETDISISCGSVKDTLINIQNGVDAGFNAVKVKTGADFNRDIELLKYIDSEFTNDIRFRFDANQGWSVKQTKQFIEELCRYSINTEIIEQPVKHYDISAMSELTAFSDLPLVADESVFSFDQAERVINENACNMINIKLAKTGGILEAQKIKHLADSANIPCMVGCMMESPVGIVAATSFALAENITIADLDPVDWVSKDVYADYLDFSAPNISLKDTYGFGFDA; encoded by the coding sequence ATGAGTAAGATAATAGATGTAGAAACAAGCATAATTAAAACACCTTTAAAAAGAACCTTTACAACAGCGGTAAGAAGTACTAACCATATAGACTCTCTAGTCTTAAAGATAACTACTGATGATGGTTTAGTTGGTTTTGGAGTTGCTCCAGCTACTACGGCGATTACTGGTGATACCCTTGCAGGGATGAAGTATATTGCTGAAGAACTTTTTACACCTGTTATTATTGGTTCTGATACTAAGGATTATAAGCAAATAATTGAAACTGCATTTGCAAGGGTTATGTTTAATTCAGGCTCAAAAATGGCTTTAGATTTGGCTTTGCATGACTTACTAGCAAAACAGCAGAAAACATCTGTAGTTAGTCTTCTTGGGGCTAGTGATAGAACTATAGAAACAGATATATCTATTAGTTGTGGTAGTGTTAAAGATACTCTTATAAATATTCAAAATGGTGTGGATGCAGGGTTTAATGCTGTAAAAGTGAAAACAGGCGCTGATTTTAATCGAGATATCGAACTTTTGAAATATATTGATTCTGAGTTTACTAATGATATAAGGTTTAGATTTGATGCAAATCAAGGATGGAGTGTTAAGCAGACAAAACAGTTTATTGAAGAACTATGTAGGTACTCTATAAATACAGAGATCATAGAACAGCCAGTAAAACATTACGATATTTCAGCAATGAGTGAACTTACAGCGTTTAGTGATTTGCCTTTAGTAGCAGATGAGAGTGTTTTTAGTTTTGATCAAGCTGAAAGAGTTATTAATGAAAATGCTTGTAATATGATAAACATCAAGTTAGCTAAAACTGGTGGTATTCTTGAAGCTCAAAAAATCAAGCATCTTGCAGATAGTGCAAATATACCGTGTATGGTAGGTTGTATGATGGAGTCTCCTGTTGGCATTGTTGCTGCAACTAGTTTTGCACTAGCTGAAAATATAACTATAGCTGATCTTGATCCTGTTGATTGGGTCAGTAAAGATGTTTACGCTGATTATCTTGATTTTAGTGCGCCAAATATTAGCCTAAAAGATACCTATGGCTTTGGATTTGATGCTTAA
- a CDS encoding acyl-CoA thioesterase, with translation MQVTSLYKYKTTVRFSDTDKNGHVNNGKYFDYFEEARTTWAYEESDLMKWAEDNGVQFVIVEQSCKYIRPLLHPANIEVSHHIVKYGAASIEFEAYIKLCNSEELMATAKIKIACYNPRTNRPEKIPAHIKQTILKKND, from the coding sequence ATGCAAGTTACATCTCTATACAAATACAAGACTACCGTCCGCTTTTCAGATACAGATAAAAACGGCCATGTAAACAATGGTAAATATTTTGATTACTTTGAAGAGGCTCGTACCACTTGGGCTTATGAAGAGTCAGACCTTATGAAATGGGCAGAGGATAATGGTGTTCAATTTGTAATTGTTGAGCAATCTTGCAAATACATTCGCCCTCTACTTCACCCTGCAAATATTGAAGTTTCTCATCATATAGTTAAGTATGGTGCTGCAAGTATTGAATTTGAAGCTTATATAAAATTATGCAATAGTGAAGAGTTAATGGCTACAGCTAAAATCAAAATAGCCTGCTATAATCCTCGTACAAATAGACCAGAGAAAATTCCAGCTCATATAAAACAAACAATCTTAAAGAAAAATGACTGA
- the glyA gene encoding serine hydroxymethyltransferase, whose translation MFNHDLDNLKNSDKEIFEAVELEVRRQHEHVELIASENYASPAVMEAQGSQLTNKYAEGYHGKRYYGGCEFVDIAERLAIERACELFKVDYANVQPHSGSQANAAVYNAVLKPGDTVLGMDLSAGGHLTHGSKVNFSGKIYNSIQYGLNSEGDIDYTQVAELAKEHKPKMIIAGFSAFSGVINWEKFREIADSVDAVLMADIAHVAGLVAAGVYPSPFPFVDVATTTTHKTLRGPRGGLILCNNNPDLAKKFNSAIFPGIQGGPLMHVIAAKAVAFKEALKPSFVDYQKQVLKNAKALEKALKERNINIISGGTDNHLLLLDITSTEFSGKEAEAALGRANITVNKNSIPNDPRSPFVTSGLRIGSPAITTRGFKEAECELVGNLLADVVFNCGNEEIEKEVAAKILNLCNKFPVYK comes from the coding sequence ATGTTTAATCATGACTTAGATAATCTAAAGAATTCCGACAAAGAAATATTTGAAGCTGTAGAGCTAGAAGTAAGAAGACAACACGAACATGTTGAACTAATAGCATCTGAAAACTATGCAAGTCCAGCTGTAATGGAAGCACAAGGTTCACAACTTACAAATAAATATGCTGAAGGCTACCATGGTAAAAGATACTATGGTGGTTGTGAGTTTGTTGATATTGCTGAAAGATTAGCTATAGAAAGAGCATGCGAACTTTTTAAAGTTGATTATGCTAATGTACAGCCTCACTCAGGCTCTCAAGCAAATGCTGCTGTTTACAATGCCGTATTAAAACCAGGCGATACAGTACTAGGCATGGATCTAAGTGCTGGTGGACACCTTACTCACGGAAGTAAAGTAAACTTCTCAGGTAAAATTTATAACTCTATTCAATATGGTTTAAATAGTGAAGGCGATATAGATTATACTCAAGTTGCTGAACTTGCTAAAGAGCATAAACCTAAAATGATTATTGCTGGTTTTTCTGCTTTTTCTGGTGTTATAAACTGGGAAAAATTTAGAGAAATCGCTGACTCTGTAGATGCTGTACTTATGGCAGATATAGCTCATGTAGCTGGTCTTGTGGCTGCTGGTGTTTATCCAAGCCCATTCCCTTTTGTAGATGTGGCTACTACGACTACTCATAAAACATTGCGTGGCCCTCGTGGTGGCTTAATCCTATGTAATAACAACCCTGACTTAGCTAAGAAATTTAATTCTGCTATATTCCCAGGTATTCAAGGAGGCCCTTTAATGCATGTGATAGCTGCTAAAGCTGTAGCATTTAAAGAAGCATTAAAACCTAGTTTCGTTGACTATCAAAAGCAAGTACTTAAAAATGCTAAAGCCCTTGAAAAAGCTCTTAAAGAAAGAAATATCAACATAATCTCAGGCGGTACAGATAATCATCTTTTGCTACTAGATATTACTAGTACTGAATTTTCTGGCAAAGAAGCTGAAGCGGCTTTAGGTAGAGCAAATATCACAGTAAATAAAAACTCTATTCCTAATGATCCTCGTTCACCATTTGTAACTTCTGGTCTAAGAATTGGTAGCCCAGCTATTACCACTCGTGGCTTCAAAGAAGCTGAGTGTGAGTTAGTAGGTAATTTATTAGCTGATGTTGTATTTAACTGCGGTAATGAAGAAATTGAAAAAGAAGTTGCAGCAAAAATCTTAAATCTTTGTAATAAGTTCCCTGTTTATAAATAA
- a CDS encoding alpha/beta hydrolase produces the protein MKKDKVLVLVHGFIKNSKDMRTLKNFFSKDYEKIIAVDLPTTFVNMDTSIKALCEVIKNIPQSKSITFIAHSMGGLITCKAIYELQLKNVDKCVFIASPFAGSKVADFGDRIPFYSRVLKPNKDLKVTDKYLKICNEVASKFPVGLIAGNRNSKLNLLARFCLGKEQDGLVEVDSVFAISSCDRIVLYKNHQEIHHDNETLAYVACFLNIGKFLA, from the coding sequence ATGAAAAAAGATAAAGTTTTGGTGTTGGTGCATGGGTTTATTAAAAATAGTAAAGATATGCGTACTTTGAAAAATTTTTTTAGTAAAGATTATGAAAAAATCATAGCTGTAGATTTGCCCACTACATTTGTAAATATGGATACATCTATAAAAGCTTTGTGTGAGGTTATAAAAAATATTCCTCAATCAAAATCAATCACATTTATAGCTCATAGTATGGGTGGTCTTATAACCTGTAAAGCCATATATGAGCTACAACTTAAAAATGTCGATAAATGCGTATTTATAGCTTCACCATTTGCAGGCTCAAAAGTTGCTGATTTTGGTGATAGAATTCCATTTTACTCTAGAGTTTTAAAGCCGAATAAAGATTTAAAAGTTACAGATAAATACCTAAAGATTTGTAATGAGGTAGCTTCTAAATTTCCTGTTGGTTTAATCGCAGGTAATAGAAACTCAAAACTTAATTTACTAGCTCGATTTTGCTTAGGTAAAGAGCAAGATGGCTTAGTGGAGGTGGATTCTGTTTTTGCGATAAGCAGCTGTGATAGAATAGTTTTGTACAAAAATCATCAAGAAATACACCATGATAATGAGACACTTGCTTATGTGGCGTGTTTTCTAAATATAGGTAAGTTTTTGGCTTAG
- the dacB gene encoding D-alanyl-D-alanine carboxypeptidase/D-alanyl-D-alanine endopeptidase encodes MNKKIKQILIFFVILSTFTSGFSATSRSEIQYLVKKYGLSSAKISIATQRTQSGANLYSYAKNRPMTPASNNKVFTIVAALLTLPSNFTFSTTVNYNSNKVKNHVLYGNLYIQFSGNPSLTGSQLASLIKKIKTSKGIKQITGNVYIVGVFSGDYIPQGWSKEDSALCYGAPASSFTLNRNCTVIKLAKNPNSLSTRVIKISNASNIDFINSTTYTSSSKATQISMNDDNQVYINGYLSRTAERMFSLAIKNPALKTLDTVNDFLSSNGIKHNSVKITSSIPAGNTVQLSTNSARIGTIIDRTLKHSDNLYAETILNTVGLKQKGIGSTIAGTEAVQEIFYNKLHLNTTNLTMYDGSGLSKLDKVTPQFMVSFLSKSFNSKIGRKFYNYLPASGMNGTIAYRMGGKLLGKVHAKTGTLSGVSTLSGYVLTAKNHRISFSIMLNDLKYSQRNSARRFQDKVVNVFYRYL; translated from the coding sequence TTGAATAAAAAAATTAAACAGATACTTATATTTTTTGTAATTTTAAGTACATTCACTAGTGGTTTTTCTGCAACCTCTCGTAGCGAAATACAATACCTTGTAAAAAAATACGGATTATCTAGTGCTAAAATAAGTATAGCAACTCAAAGAACTCAATCTGGTGCAAACTTATATTCTTATGCTAAAAATAGACCAATGACACCAGCAAGCAACAATAAGGTTTTCACTATAGTTGCCGCACTTCTTACATTACCCAGTAACTTTACATTTTCAACAACTGTTAATTATAACTCTAACAAAGTAAAAAACCATGTTCTATATGGCAACCTATATATACAGTTCAGTGGTAATCCTTCTTTAACGGGTAGTCAGCTTGCTTCTTTAATTAAAAAAATCAAAACCTCTAAAGGTATAAAACAAATAACAGGCAATGTATACATTGTTGGTGTATTTTCTGGTGACTATATCCCTCAAGGCTGGTCTAAAGAAGATTCTGCATTATGCTATGGTGCTCCAGCTTCAAGCTTTACTTTAAATCGCAACTGTACAGTAATTAAACTTGCTAAAAACCCTAATAGCCTCTCAACAAGAGTAATAAAAATTAGTAATGCTAGTAATATCGACTTTATAAACTCTACCACCTATACTAGCTCATCTAAAGCTACTCAAATATCAATGAATGATGATAACCAAGTTTATATTAATGGTTATTTGTCACGTACTGCTGAGAGAATGTTTAGTCTTGCCATTAAAAACCCAGCTCTAAAAACATTAGATACTGTTAATGACTTCTTATCATCTAACGGTATAAAACATAACAGTGTAAAAATAACTAGCTCTATCCCTGCAGGGAATACAGTACAATTAAGTACAAACTCCGCTCGAATTGGTACTATCATAGATAGAACATTAAAGCATTCAGACAACTTATATGCAGAAACTATACTTAATACTGTAGGTCTTAAGCAAAAAGGCATTGGCTCAACTATCGCTGGCACCGAAGCTGTACAAGAAATTTTCTACAATAAACTTCACCTTAACACTACTAACCTTACTATGTATGATGGATCAGGCTTATCAAAGCTTGACAAAGTTACGCCTCAATTTATGGTTAGCTTTCTTTCTAAATCATTCAATAGCAAAATCGGAAGGAAATTTTATAACTACCTACCTGCTTCGGGTATGAATGGAACTATAGCTTATAGAATGGGTGGCAAACTCCTAGGAAAAGTACATGCTAAAACAGGTACTTTAAGTGGCGTATCTACACTTTCAGGTTATGTATTAACGGCAAAAAATCACCGTATAAGCTTTTCTATAATGCTTAATGATTTAAAATACTCTCAGCGTAATAGCGCTCGTAGATTCCAAGATAAAGTAGTTAATGTATTTTATAGGTACTTATAG
- a CDS encoding DUF819 domain-containing protein, translated as MITTSLTYITSLLLICSVAVYVTTHSKNKIFEYLPAIVIIYFSIVLLSICGLWDNTSTDIQQTKSSLEDLILPVMLFLMLIRCDIRMVFKLGRKLLIAFFGASFSIIVAFSIMYFVLGKYISPDAWKGFSALSASWMGGTGNMLAVKQSLHTPDTQMGYILLTDSVNYTIWFAFLFALISRANVFDKWVKASSLEEHIQKVNIEDPYKLKGEINFAGIFVLLAMAFLATDLAKTLSVYLPVTMLISAKTWTILLVTVFGFIVAMTPIAKIRSDSIMASIFLYFLVALIASGSSFTGIANAPLYITCGLMVLVIHSIIMVIIAKIFKLNLAICSIASLANIGGIAGAPILASAYTRSLVSIAVVMSLLGFLIGTQGGLIVAKIISGFAV; from the coding sequence ATGATTACAACATCTTTAACATATATTACGTCTTTACTGCTTATATGTAGTGTTGCTGTTTATGTAACTACACATTCAAAAAACAAGATTTTTGAATATTTACCAGCAATAGTGATTATATATTTTAGTATAGTCTTACTATCTATATGTGGATTGTGGGATAACACTTCTACAGATATACAACAAACAAAGTCTTCTCTTGAGGATTTAATTTTACCTGTGATGTTGTTTTTGATGCTCATTCGTTGTGATATTCGTATGGTATTTAAGCTAGGTAGAAAACTTCTTATAGCATTTTTTGGAGCTAGTTTTAGTATTATAGTGGCTTTTAGTATTATGTATTTTGTGTTGGGCAAATATATATCACCAGATGCTTGGAAAGGTTTCTCGGCTCTATCTGCTAGCTGGATGGGTGGCACAGGAAATATGCTAGCTGTTAAACAATCACTACACACTCCTGATACTCAAATGGGATATATCCTTTTAACTGACTCGGTAAACTATACTATTTGGTTTGCGTTTTTATTTGCTTTAATCTCAAGGGCAAATGTTTTTGATAAATGGGTTAAGGCTTCATCATTAGAAGAACATATTCAAAAAGTTAATATAGAAGATCCATATAAGCTAAAAGGTGAAATAAATTTTGCTGGAATATTTGTGTTACTTGCTATGGCATTCTTAGCAACTGATTTAGCTAAAACATTATCGGTATATTTACCTGTTACAATGCTTATTTCTGCCAAAACATGGACAATACTTTTGGTTACAGTTTTTGGATTTATAGTGGCAATGACACCTATAGCTAAAATAAGAAGTGACAGTATTATGGCTAGTATTTTTTTATATTTTTTAGTTGCTTTAATAGCTTCTGGATCTAGCTTTACAGGTATAGCAAATGCTCCACTATATATAACGTGTGGGCTTATGGTGCTTGTTATTCATAGTATTATTATGGTGATTATAGCTAAAATCTTTAAACTTAATTTAGCTATATGCTCTATAGCTTCTTTGGCTAATATTGGTGGCATAGCTGGTGCTCCTATCTTAGCTAGTGCTTACACCAGAAGTTTGGTGTCAATAGCGGTTGTAATGTCATTACTAGGTTTTTTAATTGGAACACAAGGTGGTCTAATCGTTGCTAAAATAATATCAGGATTTGCAGTATGA
- the ttcA gene encoding tRNA 2-thiocytidine(32) synthetase TtcA → MTDTNKQILKKLEKQIVRKTAQAINQYNMVEDGDKIMVCLSGGKDSYCLLETLMILQKKAPIKFDIIAVNLDQKQPGFPEEILPNYLQSKGVDFHIIERDTYSVVKEVIPEGKTTCGLCSRMRRGILYDYAVENGITKIALGHHRDDMIETFFLNMFYNGSIKSMPPKLLSDDKRNIVIRPLAFVSEKETAQYSELKKFPIIPCNLCGSQDNLQRVFIKGMLNKWEENNPDRKNVIFKALSNISPSQMLDKELFNFLNITKNDLKR, encoded by the coding sequence ATGACTGATACAAACAAACAAATTTTAAAAAAACTAGAAAAACAGATAGTCCGTAAAACTGCTCAAGCAATCAACCAATACAATATGGTTGAAGATGGCGATAAGATAATGGTGTGCTTATCTGGAGGTAAAGACTCTTACTGCCTACTAGAAACACTCATGATTTTACAAAAAAAAGCACCTATTAAATTTGATATAATCGCTGTAAACTTAGACCAAAAACAACCTGGCTTTCCAGAAGAGATTCTACCGAACTATCTACAGTCAAAAGGCGTAGATTTTCACATTATTGAGAGAGATACTTATAGCGTAGTCAAAGAAGTAATTCCTGAAGGTAAAACAACTTGTGGACTTTGTTCAAGAATGCGTCGCGGTATACTTTATGATTATGCAGTAGAAAATGGTATAACTAAGATTGCTCTAGGACATCATCGCGATGATATGATTGAAACTTTCTTTTTAAATATGTTTTACAATGGCTCAATAAAATCGATGCCCCCTAAGTTACTAAGTGATGATAAAAGAAACATTGTTATACGCCCTCTTGCATTTGTTAGCGAGAAAGAAACGGCACAGTATTCGGAGCTTAAAAAATTTCCAATTATCCCATGTAATCTCTGTGGCTCTCAAGATAATTTGCAAAGAGTATTTATCAAAGGTATGCTTAACAAGTGGGAAGAAAACAATCCCGATAGAAAAAATGTAATTTTTAAAGCACTATCTAACATCTCGCCCTCGCAAATGTTAGATAAAGAGCTTTTTAACTTTTTAAATATTACAAAAAATGATTTAAAACGATAA
- a CDS encoding polyprenyl synthetase family protein: MQEIKDIQHLIKADIDGNNKYIIDSLSSDVVLINQISHYIINSGGKRLRPLLVMLFARALDYKGDEHLSSAAIIEFIHTATLLHDDVVDDSHLRRGKETANNVFGNAASVLTGDFLYSRAFQMMVGLNNMQIMQILADATNKISEGEVLQLLNARNSELSEKDYVNVIYCKTAKLFEAACELAGVISLDKETYKTNSKSIKDFGVYLGNAFQIADDVLDYVSDAESLGKNVGDDLDEGKMTLPTIYALANSSAEDQAIIVNAIEKGEYDISQIVGIIKNSGAIEYSYKKACEYADLAKQSISFLADSDYKKALELLCDIAVKRKS; this comes from the coding sequence ATGCAAGAAATTAAAGATATTCAGCATTTAATCAAAGCAGATATTGATGGAAATAATAAGTACATTATTGACTCATTATCATCAGATGTAGTTCTTATAAATCAAATTAGCCATTATATAATTAATAGTGGCGGCAAAAGGTTACGTCCATTGCTTGTGATGCTATTTGCTAGAGCATTAGACTATAAGGGAGATGAGCATTTATCATCTGCTGCAATTATTGAGTTTATTCACACAGCCACCTTACTTCATGATGATGTCGTTGATGACTCTCATTTGCGTAGGGGTAAAGAAACTGCTAACAATGTATTTGGTAATGCTGCTAGTGTTTTGACTGGAGATTTTCTTTATTCAAGAGCTTTTCAAATGATGGTTGGCTTAAATAATATGCAGATAATGCAGATACTTGCTGACGCTACAAATAAGATCTCTGAGGGAGAAGTGCTACAGCTTCTAAACGCAAGAAATTCAGAACTATCAGAAAAAGACTATGTAAATGTTATATATTGCAAAACTGCTAAACTTTTTGAAGCTGCTTGCGAGTTAGCTGGGGTTATTAGTTTAGATAAAGAAACTTATAAAACAAATTCTAAAAGTATTAAAGACTTCGGTGTTTATCTTGGTAATGCTTTTCAAATAGCAGATGATGTACTTGATTATGTATCTGATGCTGAAAGTTTGGGTAAAAATGTCGGAGATGATCTTGATGAAGGTAAGATGACGCTACCAACGATTTATGCTCTAGCAAATTCTTCGGCAGAAGATCAAGCGATTATAGTAAATGCTATCGAGAAGGGTGAATATGATATTTCCCAGATAGTTGGTATTATAAAAAATAGTGGAGCTATAGAGTACTCTTACAAAAAAGCTTGTGAATATGCAGATTTGGCAAAACAGTCAATTAGCTTTTTAGCTGATAGTGACTATAAAAAAGCTCTTGAGTTGCTATGTGATATAGCTGTGAAGAGAAAGAGTTAG